One window of Agromyces rhizosphaerae genomic DNA carries:
- a CDS encoding GyrI-like domain-containing protein produces the protein MSGEAGEKYDVKRAHRELYAPTAKDWALVDVPPLQYLAIDGQGSPGVSPVYLEAVETLYPVAYAAKFASKRELGRDFVVAPLEGLWWADDPTAFTRGDRDAWKWTLLIHQPDWIDHDAIDRAVAAARAKRDSPALDRLRLQTIEEGSSAQVLHLGPFADEAPTLARLHDEWMPAHGVTFNGPHHEVYLSDPRRAAPEKLRTVLRQPVRPA, from the coding sequence GTGAGCGGCGAGGCGGGCGAGAAGTACGACGTCAAGCGCGCGCACCGCGAGCTGTACGCGCCGACGGCGAAGGACTGGGCGCTGGTCGACGTGCCGCCGCTGCAGTACCTCGCGATCGACGGGCAGGGGTCGCCCGGGGTGAGCCCCGTGTACCTCGAGGCGGTCGAGACGCTGTACCCGGTCGCCTACGCGGCGAAGTTCGCGAGCAAGCGCGAGCTCGGGCGCGACTTCGTGGTCGCCCCGCTCGAGGGGCTCTGGTGGGCCGACGACCCGACGGCCTTCACGAGGGGCGATCGGGATGCCTGGAAGTGGACGCTGCTCATCCACCAGCCCGACTGGATCGACCATGACGCGATCGACCGGGCCGTCGCCGCGGCCCGCGCGAAGCGCGACTCGCCGGCGCTCGACCGGCTGCGCCTGCAGACCATCGAGGAGGGGTCGTCCGCGCAGGTCCTCCACCTCGGGCCGTTCGCCGACGAGGCGCCCACGCTCGCCCGACTCCACGACGAGTGGATGCCCGCGCACGGGGTCACCTTCAACGGTCCGCACCACGAGGTCTACCTGAGCGACCCGCGCCGCGCCGCGCCCGAGAAGCTGCGCACCGTGCTGCGCCAGCCCGTGCGCCCCGCGTAG
- a CDS encoding dehydrogenase, translating to MGELTEPAMDAASDAAPDAADAPESAHVPGHHAIGCPECFEELQRNQFWWKARPDGSRLVGLVVARDDMPPVYDQRMDLARFGVDILDFRYPAPETEENWEQRLGRLFDTLRPGDVLVVANERALGRQSDEVTRTIRALAKHNLVVKVVNHGAPHLTDAQA from the coding sequence ATGGGTGAGCTGACGGAACCGGCGATGGATGCGGCATCCGATGCTGCCCCAGACGCGGCGGATGCCCCCGAGAGCGCGCACGTGCCGGGCCACCACGCCATCGGCTGCCCGGAGTGCTTCGAGGAGCTGCAGCGCAACCAGTTCTGGTGGAAGGCGCGGCCCGACGGATCGCGGCTCGTGGGGCTCGTGGTCGCGCGCGACGACATGCCGCCCGTGTACGACCAGCGCATGGACCTCGCGCGGTTCGGCGTCGACATCCTCGACTTCCGCTACCCCGCGCCCGAGACCGAGGAGAACTGGGAACAGCGGCTCGGGCGGCTGTTCGACACGCTGCGGCCCGGTGACGTGCTGGTCGTCGCGAATGAGCGGGCGCTCGGTCGGCAGTCCGACGAGGTGACGCGCACGATCCGCGCGCTGGCCAAGCACAACCTCGTCGTGAAGGTCGTGAACCACGGGGCGCCGCACCTGACGGACGCACAGGCCTAG
- a CDS encoding FMN-dependent NADH-azoreductase: MKLLHIIASPRIEKSNTLRVSAAFLDELDATVPDLEVETLDLFAESLPGLAGANIDAKYSLMAGAPVDPTHADSWERIEHTIERFLAADAYLISTPLWNLGTPYALKYYIDCIVQPGYLFRYNEQGYPVPLVHDRKMVVVTSSGSDYSPGSPLQALNFQEPYLRAIFGFVGITDITFVHGHAMDASPTHRADGIASAIDEARVVASSEAWRDGDVEVA; this comes from the coding sequence ATGAAGTTGCTCCACATCATCGCCAGTCCCCGCATCGAGAAGTCGAACACGCTGCGCGTATCCGCGGCGTTCCTCGACGAGCTCGACGCCACCGTGCCCGACCTCGAGGTCGAGACGCTCGACCTCTTCGCCGAGTCGCTGCCCGGGCTCGCGGGCGCGAACATCGACGCGAAGTACTCGCTCATGGCCGGCGCCCCGGTCGACCCGACGCACGCCGACTCGTGGGAGCGCATCGAGCACACCATCGAGCGCTTCCTCGCGGCCGACGCGTACCTCATCTCGACGCCGCTCTGGAACCTCGGCACGCCCTACGCGCTGAAGTACTACATCGACTGCATCGTGCAGCCCGGCTACCTGTTCCGCTACAACGAGCAGGGCTACCCCGTGCCGCTGGTGCACGACCGGAAGATGGTCGTCGTCACCTCCTCGGGCAGCGACTACTCGCCCGGCAGCCCGCTGCAGGCGCTCAACTTCCAGGAACCGTACCTGCGCGCCATCTTCGGCTTCGTCGGCATCACCGACATCACGTTCGTGCACGGCCACGCGATGGACGCGTCGCCGACGCACCGGGCCGACGGCATCGCCAGCGCGATCGACGAGGCTCGCGTCGTGGCGAGCTCGGAGGCGTGGCGGGACGGCGACGTCGAGGTGGCGTAG
- a CDS encoding SDR family NAD(P)-dependent oxidoreductase — translation MPEGDENIRTAVVTGGGRGIGAAAVRRLVRAGWTVTAVVRDPARASEVLADVEGVTIMRGDLHDAGELEEVARTFDGRALDLLVANAARFAPWDQTASTADLEDVLDSFEVNVLGTWRTLQAFLPALRRAKDAQVIVVGSGAGSHSDPRFGITSSPGAAGYAVSKAAVHALVRKAATELAPEGIEVYGVDPGLTATSPDMEQMGARPPAVGAESVLWPALLPGSVDPGTLTRDGRELGW, via the coding sequence ATGCCCGAGGGCGACGAGAACATCCGGACCGCGGTCGTGACCGGAGGAGGACGCGGCATCGGCGCCGCGGCGGTGCGCAGGCTGGTGAGGGCCGGCTGGACCGTGACGGCGGTGGTGCGCGATCCGGCCAGGGCGAGTGAGGTGCTCGCCGACGTGGAGGGTGTCACGATCATGCGCGGCGACCTGCACGACGCGGGTGAGCTCGAGGAGGTCGCCCGCACGTTCGACGGACGCGCGCTCGACCTGCTCGTCGCGAACGCCGCGCGGTTCGCGCCGTGGGACCAGACCGCGTCGACGGCCGACCTCGAGGACGTGCTCGACTCGTTCGAGGTCAACGTGCTCGGCACCTGGCGCACCCTGCAGGCGTTCCTGCCTGCCCTGCGGCGCGCCAAGGACGCCCAGGTGATCGTCGTCGGCAGTGGGGCCGGCTCCCACTCCGACCCGCGGTTCGGCATCACGTCGAGCCCCGGCGCGGCGGGCTACGCGGTGTCGAAGGCGGCCGTGCACGCGCTCGTGCGCAAGGCCGCGACGGAGCTCGCCCCCGAGGGCATCGAGGTGTACGGCGTCGACCCCGGACTCACCGCGACCTCGCCCGACATGGAGCAGATGGGCGCCCGGCCGCCCGCGGTGGGCGCCGAGAGCGTGCTCTGGCCCGCGCTCCTGCCCGGCAGCGTCGACCCCGGCACCCTCACCCGCGACGGGCGCGAACTGGGCTGGTGA
- a CDS encoding alpha/beta hydrolase — MGDTGTPAATTRMRAEDLDPDLRRPYRVAPPIAVRRAWQRRLANRAMRLMPPPRLAEGMTLEVVDFDVPATGVRVFTPPGASGAALVWIHGGGYVIGAAEMDDRACAGLAARLGITVVSVQYRLAPAHPFPAPLDDCVAAWEWVQREAAGRGLDPELVAVGGQSAGGGLAAALAQRLADLGGTQPAAQLLYCPMLDDRTAATRAHDARRHFAWSNRDNLVGWRSYLGAAPGAAEVPAYAVPARRADLAGLPPAWVGVGDIDLFHDEDVAYAEALRAAGVEVTTDVVPGAPHGFETIAWSSEMAKAFRRRAEEWLAARLGVASNAS, encoded by the coding sequence ATGGGCGACACCGGCACCCCTGCGGCGACGACGCGCATGCGCGCGGAGGACCTCGATCCCGATCTTCGCAGGCCCTATCGGGTGGCGCCGCCGATCGCGGTGCGTCGTGCGTGGCAGCGTCGGCTTGCGAACCGGGCGATGCGCCTCATGCCGCCGCCGCGCCTCGCCGAGGGAATGACGCTCGAGGTCGTCGACTTCGACGTGCCCGCCACGGGCGTGCGCGTCTTCACGCCGCCCGGTGCGTCCGGCGCGGCGCTGGTCTGGATCCACGGCGGCGGCTACGTGATCGGCGCCGCCGAGATGGACGACCGCGCGTGCGCGGGGCTGGCGGCACGCCTCGGCATCACGGTCGTGTCGGTGCAGTACCGGCTCGCCCCGGCGCATCCGTTCCCCGCACCCCTCGACGACTGCGTCGCCGCATGGGAGTGGGTGCAGCGCGAGGCCGCCGGGCGGGGACTCGATCCGGAACTGGTCGCCGTCGGCGGGCAGAGCGCGGGCGGCGGGCTCGCGGCGGCGCTCGCGCAGCGCCTCGCCGACCTCGGCGGCACGCAGCCGGCCGCGCAGCTGCTGTACTGCCCGATGCTCGACGACCGCACGGCCGCCACGAGGGCGCACGACGCCCGGCGCCACTTCGCCTGGTCGAACCGCGACAACCTCGTCGGCTGGCGTTCGTACTTGGGGGCGGCGCCGGGCGCGGCCGAGGTGCCCGCCTACGCCGTTCCCGCGCGCCGGGCAGACCTCGCCGGACTTCCGCCGGCCTGGGTCGGGGTCGGCGACATCGACCTGTTCCACGACGAGGACGTCGCCTACGCCGAGGCGCTGCGGGCGGCGGGCGTCGAGGTCACGACGGACGTCGTGCCGGGCGCACCGCACGGCTTCGAGACGATCGCGTGGTCGAGCGAGATGGCGAAGGCGTTCCGCCGCCGGGCGGAGGAGTGGCTCGCCGCGCGCCTGGGGGTCGCGTCGAACGCCTCCTGA
- a CDS encoding class I SAM-dependent methyltransferase, with product MSAHEHHGHDHGDGPHRHSGDEAADWDASYADSEQRWSGRPNAQLVAELDGHAPGTALDVGSGEGGDAIWLAQRGWTVTGLDLSPVAVERARRAAGEAGASVEWVAADIAGNPLPGRTFDLVAGHYLALRRDTASTAIGAMLDAVAPGGTLLVVGHGAEHRATALEHGFDPDDYLQPADFAAALGDGWAIEVDETRQRADAADESSHHVSDVVLRARRA from the coding sequence ATGAGCGCGCACGAGCACCACGGCCACGACCACGGCGACGGACCGCACCGGCACTCGGGCGACGAGGCCGCCGACTGGGACGCCAGCTACGCCGACTCGGAGCAGCGCTGGAGCGGCCGGCCGAACGCGCAGCTCGTCGCCGAGCTCGACGGGCACGCGCCCGGCACTGCGCTCGACGTGGGCAGCGGCGAGGGCGGCGACGCGATCTGGCTCGCGCAGCGGGGGTGGACGGTGACGGGGCTCGACCTGTCACCGGTCGCGGTCGAGCGCGCGCGGCGGGCTGCGGGCGAGGCAGGGGCATCCGTCGAGTGGGTCGCGGCGGACATCGCCGGCAACCCGCTGCCGGGCCGCACGTTCGACTTGGTCGCGGGGCACTACCTCGCCCTGCGACGGGACACGGCGTCGACGGCGATCGGCGCGATGCTCGACGCGGTCGCGCCCGGCGGCACGCTGCTCGTGGTCGGCCACGGCGCCGAGCACCGCGCGACCGCGCTCGAGCACGGCTTCGACCCCGACGACTACCTGCAGCCCGCCGACTTCGCTGCCGCGCTCGGCGACGGCTGGGCGATCGAGGTCGACGAGACCCGGCAGCGAGCGGATGCCGCGGACGAGTCGTCCCACCACGTCTCCGACGTCGTGCTGCGCGCCCGGCGCGCCTGA